In Candidatus Defluviibacterium haderslevense, the following are encoded in one genomic region:
- a CDS encoding DUF3667 domain-containing protein, whose product MARKRIKDTICKNCDTKINIGDHFCHECGQENHAPNQPIRHLFFELIESIFHFDTKILFTYKTFFSTPGKITKEYNENKRMRYVPPLRMYIFTSAIFFFFLQMNTESHTPTIKTDAIQQERFDSILENNTIINKNDTSSVKPDSTININFSIFDQHFSLTPSILDDISRNPEHVIDSLIISKGLTPNFFYRKFFKQMIKTIKADDQYTKNILRLFIKNTSISIFVLMPIFGLLLFIIYYKFKKNYYEYLILSIHYHTIFFTVLGVILAIDYWFKWNSIIQYGVLIMWIYLLFTLKYLFQQGWIKTIVKTILCSIMYIIIVFIGLSISLLLGWIYI is encoded by the coding sequence ATGGCCAGAAAAAGAATAAAGGATACTATTTGTAAAAATTGCGACACCAAAATAAATATAGGTGATCATTTCTGCCATGAATGTGGTCAGGAAAATCATGCACCCAACCAACCCATTAGACATTTATTCTTTGAATTGATTGAATCCATTTTTCATTTTGACACTAAAATTTTATTTACTTACAAAACATTTTTCAGTACCCCTGGTAAGATAACAAAGGAATATAATGAAAACAAAAGAATGCGGTATGTACCTCCTTTGCGAATGTATATATTCACGAGTGCTATCTTTTTCTTTTTTCTTCAAATGAACACAGAAAGCCATACTCCAACAATAAAAACGGATGCCATTCAACAGGAAAGATTTGATTCAATTTTAGAAAATAATACTATTATTAACAAAAATGATACAAGTTCTGTAAAACCTGATTCAACAATAAATATAAACTTTAGTATATTTGATCAACACTTTTCATTAACACCTTCTATACTAGACGATATTAGTAGAAATCCTGAACATGTAATTGATTCATTAATCATTTCGAAAGGATTAACACCAAACTTTTTTTATAGAAAGTTTTTCAAACAAATGATTAAAACTATTAAGGCTGATGACCAGTATACAAAAAACATCTTACGACTATTTATCAAAAATACATCTATATCCATTTTTGTGTTAATGCCTATATTTGGGTTATTGCTATTTATAATATATTATAAGTTTAAAAAAAATTATTATGAATATCTCATTTTATCTATTCATTATCATACTATTTTTTTTACCGTTTTAGGGGTTATTCTAGCCATTGACTATTGGTTTAAATGGAATTCAATAATTCAGTATGGAGTTCTCATTATGTGGATATATTTATTATTCACATTAAAATATTTATTCCAACAAGGATGGATAAAAACCATTGTAAAAACTATTCTTTGTAGTATAATGTATATTATAATAGTATTTATTGGTCTTTCCATTAGTTTACTTTTGGGTTGGATTTACATTTAA
- a CDS encoding methionine adenosyltransferase, translating into MAYLFTSESVSEGHPDKVADQISDALIDHFLAFDKNSKVACETLVTTGQVVVAGEVKTNTYLDVQKIVRDVITNIGYTKSEYMFEANSCGILSAIHEQSADINRGVERKNKMDQGAGDQGMMFGYASNETDSYMPLALKLAHLLLEELAKIRKEGKVMTYLRPDAKSQVTIEYGDDNKPQRIDTIVLSTQHDDFVQAGKGVNALDRAEKTMLNQIAEDIKTILVPRVKRKLPAHIQKLFSTNITYHINPTGKFVIGGPHGDTGLTGRKIIVDTYGGKGAHGGGAFSGKDPSKVDRSAAYATRHMAKNLVAAGICDEILVQVSYAIGVAKPCGLYINTYGTSKVNLTDGQIAKKIQQLFDMRPYAIEQRLKLRNPIYLETATYGHMGREHKIVEKIFTAPDGKQKKLKVELFTWEKLDMVKPIKKLFKIK; encoded by the coding sequence ATGGCATATTTATTTACTTCAGAATCTGTTTCAGAAGGTCATCCTGATAAAGTAGCAGATCAAATATCAGATGCATTAATTGATCATTTTTTGGCTTTCGATAAGAATTCTAAAGTGGCTTGTGAGACCTTAGTAACTACAGGCCAGGTTGTAGTTGCCGGTGAGGTTAAAACAAATACTTATTTAGATGTCCAGAAAATAGTTAGAGATGTAATTACAAATATAGGTTATACTAAGAGTGAGTATATGTTTGAAGCTAATAGTTGTGGTATACTATCAGCCATACATGAGCAATCAGCGGACATTAATCGTGGTGTTGAACGCAAGAATAAGATGGATCAAGGTGCAGGAGATCAAGGAATGATGTTTGGATATGCTTCAAATGAAACGGATTCCTATATGCCTTTAGCATTAAAATTAGCTCATTTATTGTTGGAAGAATTGGCTAAAATTAGAAAAGAGGGCAAAGTCATGACCTACCTTAGACCGGATGCAAAAAGTCAAGTAACCATTGAATATGGTGATGATAATAAACCTCAAAGAATCGATACCATTGTACTTTCTACTCAACATGATGATTTTGTACAAGCAGGAAAAGGTGTTAATGCACTAGATCGCGCGGAAAAAACGATGTTAAATCAAATCGCTGAAGATATTAAAACCATTTTGGTTCCTAGAGTAAAACGAAAGCTTCCAGCACATATTCAAAAGCTATTTTCAACCAATATTACCTACCATATCAATCCTACAGGAAAATTTGTAATCGGTGGTCCACATGGCGATACTGGATTAACTGGAAGAAAAATTATAGTTGATACCTATGGTGGCAAAGGAGCACATGGTGGTGGTGCTTTCTCTGGAAAAGACCCTTCAAAAGTGGATCGTTCAGCAGCTTATGCTACAAGGCATATGGCTAAAAATTTAGTTGCAGCAGGAATCTGTGATGAAATATTAGTCCAAGTATCCTATGCAATTGGTGTGGCTAAACCTTGCGGATTATATATCAATACTTATGGCACTTCTAAAGTTAACTTAACGGATGGACAAATAGCCAAAAAAATACAACAGTTGTTTGATATGAGACCTTATGCTATCGAACAAAGACTTAAACTTAGAAATCCAATCTATCTTGAGACTGCAACTTATGGTCATATGGGAAGAGAGCATAAAATCGTAGAAAAAATATTCACTGCTCCAGATGGCAAACAAAAAAAATTAAAGGTTGAATTATTTACTTGGGAAAAACTGGATATGGTAAAACCTATAAAAAAACTATTTAAAATCAAATAA